CGCTCGCGGGGCGCCCGTTCTTCCCACGTACGGTGTCCCCATGAACATCTGCGTCTTCCTCTCCGCCGCCGACCTCGACGACCGTTACACGGGCCCCGCGCGCGAGTTCGCGAAGCTGCTGGGCAAGGGCGGGCACACGCTGGTGTGGGGCGGTTCGGACGTCGGGCTGATGAAGGTCGTCGCCGACGGCGTGCAGGAGGCGGGCGGGCGGCTCGTGGGCGTCTCCGTGGAGTTCCTGGCCGCGAAGGCCCGCCAGGGCGTCGACGAGATGGTGATCGCCCGGGACCTCGCCGAGCGCAAGAGGCTGCTGCTGGAGAAGTCCGACGCCGTGGTGATCATGGTGGGCGGCACCGGCACGCTGGACGAGGCCACCGAGATCCTGGAACTGAAGAAGCACGGCCACACCGAGAAGCCCGTCGTGCTGCTGAACACCGCGGGCTTCTACGACGGCCTGAAGGAGCAGTTCCGCCGCATGGAGGACGAGGGGTTCCTGCCCCGGCCACTGACCGACCTGGTGTTCTTCGCGGAGGAGCCGGTGGGGGCGCTGGCGTACCTGGAGGAGAGCCGGGGCGTGGCCTAAACTCCCGTGGTGCGAGCATGGCGGGCATGGCTACACATGTGATCACCGGGGCTGGTTCCGGCATCGGCGCGGCCGTGGCCCGCCGTCTGCACGCGCGCGGGGACGAGGTCGTGCTGCACGCGCGCGACGCCGGCCGCGCGAAGGAACTGGCGGCCGCCCTCCCCGGCGCCAGGACCCTCGTGGGCGACCTCGCCGACCCCGACAAGCTGAGCTGGGCGCTGTCCCACCAGGCGCTGCCCGACCGGGTGGACTCGCTGCTGCACATCGCCGGCGTGGTCGACCTGGGCCCGGTCGGCGACCTCACCCCCAAGACCTGGCGTCACCAGCTCAACGTCAACCTCGTCGCCCCCGCCGAGCTCACCCGTCTCTTCCTGCCCCAGCTGCGTGCCGCGCGCGGCTACGTCGTGTTCGTGAACTCCGGTGCGGGCCTGAACGCCCACGCCGACTGGTCCGCGTACGCGGCCTCCAAGCACGGCCTGAAGGCCCTCGCCGACTCCCTGCGCCACGAGGAGCACGCGCACGGCGTCCGGGTCACCTCCGTCTACCCCGGCCGCACGGCGAGCCCCATGCAGGCCAAGGTGCACCAGCAGGAGGGCAAGCAGTACGACCCCTCGCGGTGGATCGACCCGGAGTCCGTCGCCACGACCATCCTGATGGCCCTGGACCTGCCGCGGGACGCGGAGGTGAACGACCTGACGGTGCGCCCGGGGCGGTGAAACTCCCGGCGGTCGTTCCGTAGGCTGCCCGGGTGAGCGAAAACAGCCAGTTCAGCTTCGGTGCCGCCACCGGCGTCGGTTCCCTGCCCGGTGGGGACGCCCGTGAGGCCGCCAGGACCGCCACCGGCTCCTTCGAGGACTTCCCGTTCCTGCCCGAGCTGCCCGCCCGGGGTCCCGGCGCGGACATGATCGGACGGACCGCCGGGATGCTCGTCGAGCTGTACGCGCGCGTGGAACCCAGCGGCTGGCGGATCGGGGACCGGCCGGGGCGGGACACCAAGCGGGCGTGGTCGTGGCTCGGCGAGGACCTCGACGCGCTGGAGGAGTTCACGCAGGGGTACGAGGGCCCGCTGAAGGTGCAGGCCGTCGGTCCGTGGACGCTCGCCGCCGCCGTCGAGCTCAAGAACGGCGAGGCGGTCCTCTCCGACCCCGGCGCCTGCCGCGACCTCGCCGCCTCCCTCACCGAGGGCCTGCGCCTGCACCTGGCCGAGGTGCGGCGGCGCGTCCCCGGCGCCCGGCCGGTGCTCCAGCTCGACGAGCCCTCCCTCACCGCCGTACTGCGCGGCCGGGTGCGCACCGCCAGTGGCTACCGCACCCACCGCGCCGTCGACCGGCAGGTCGTCGAGGCCACGCTCCGGGACGTCGTCGGCGTGCACGGCGGCGGCCCCGTCGTGATCCACTCCTGCGCGCCCGACGTCCCCTTCGCCCTGCTGCGCCGGGCCGGGGCCGCCGCCGTCTCCTTCGACTTCTCGCTCCTCACCGAGCGTGACGACGACGCGATCGGGGAAGCCGTGGAAGGCGGCACCCGGCTGTTCGCGGGTGTCGTGCCGAGCACGGACGGCCCATTGTCAGACCCTGCCGGTAGCGTCATGGGTGTCAGGACGCTGTGGCGCAGGCTGGGGCTGTCTCCGGGGCTTCTCGCGGAGGCGGTCACGATCACGCCGACGTGCGGACTCGCGGGCGCTTCGCCCGGGTACGCGCGCGAGGCCCTCGCCCACTGCGCCCGGGCGGCGAGATCCCTCGCGGACAACCCTGAGTAACGGGAGGACAACACGGTGGCCGGCGACAAGCAAGCCGAGACGACGAACGTGCCCGCCGAGGCACGGGAGAAGCACGTGCAGCTCGCTGAGCAGATCGAGGAGCACCGCTTCCGTTACTACGTGAAGGACGCTCCCGTCATCAGTGACGCGGAGTTCGACCGGCTGCTGCGCTCTGTGGAGGAACTGGAGGAGCAGTTCCCCGAGCTGCGCACGCCGGACTCGCCGACGCAGAAGGTCGCCGGGTCCTACGCGACGGAGTTCACCGCCGTCGAGCACCGCTCGCGCATGCTCTCCCTGGACAACACCTTCAACGACGACGAACTCGCCGCGTGGGCCGACCGCGTCGCCCGGGAACTGGGCGACCAGACGTACCACTTCCTGTGCGAGCTCAAGGTCGACGGCCTCGCCGTGAACCTCACCTACGAGCGCGGCCGCCTGGTCCGCGCGGCCACCCGCGGTGACGGCCGCGCCGGCGAGGACATCACGCCCAACGCCCGCACCATCGCGGAGATCCCGGACCGCCTCAAGGGCGACCGCGTCCCCGACCTCGTGGAGATCCGCGGCGAGGTCTACTTCCCGATGGAGAAGTTCGAGGATCTCAACGCCCGTCTGGTGGCCGCCGGCGACAAGCCGTTCGCCAACCCGCGCAACGCGGCGGCCGGTTCGCTGCGCCAGAAGGACCCGCGGGTCACCGCCACCCGGCCGCTGCACATGGTGGTGCACGGCATCGGCGCCCTGGAGGGCTACGAGGGCATGACCCGCCTGTCCCAGGCGTACGACCTGCTCAAGGACTGGGGCCTGCCCACCTCGCCGCACAACAGGGTGGTCGACGACCTCGCGGGCGTACGGGAGTTCATCGCGTACTACGGCGAGCACCGGCATTCCGTGGAACACGAGATCGACGGGGTGGTCGTCAAGCTGGACGAGATCCGCCTCCAGGGCCGCCTCGGCTCCACGGCACGCGCCCCGCGCTGGGCGATCGCGTACAAGTACGCGCCGGAGGAGGTCAACACCAAGCTGATCGACATCAAGGTGGCCGTCGGCCGCACCGGCCGGGTCACCCCCTACGCCCAGGTCGAGCCGGTGACGGTGGCCCGCAGCGAGGTGGAGTTCGCCACCCTGCACAATCAGGAGGTCGTCAAGGCCAAGGGCGTCCTCATCGGGGACACGGTGGTGCTGCGCAAGGCCGGCGACGTCATCCCGGAGATTCTCGGACCGGTCATCGACCTGCGCGTCGAGGACGAGGTGCGCGCGTTCGTGATGCCCTCCGAGTGCCCCGAGTGCGGCACCGCGCTGCGCCCCATGAAGGAGGGCGACATCGATCTGCGCTGCCCCAACGCCCGCACCTGCCCCGCCCAGTTGCGCGGCCGGGTCTCCTACCTCGCGGGCCGGGAGTGCCTGGACATCGAGCACTTCGGCGACGTCGCGGCGGCCGCGCTGACCCGGCCGCTGGAGCCCGTCGACCCGCCGCTGGTGGACGAGGGCGACCTGTTCGACCTCACCGTGGAGAAGCTGCTGCCCATCAGGGCGTACGTCCTCGACCCGGACAGCGGGCTGCCCAAGCACGACCCGAAGACCGGCGAGGAGAAGATCGCCACGGTCTTCGCCAACCAGAAGGGCGAACCGAAGAAGAACGCGCTGGCCCTGCTGCGCAACATCGAAGCCGCCAAGGCCCGCCCGCTCGCCCGCTTCCTCAACGGGCTCTCCATCCGGCACGTCGGCCCGGTCGCCGCCGAGGCGCTCGCCCGCGAGTTCCGCTCCATCGACCGCATCGAACAGGCCGACGAGAGCGAGCTGGCCAACACCGACGGCGTCGGACCCATCATCGCCAGGTCGCTCAAGGAGTGGTTCGCCGAGGACTGGCACCGCGAGATCATCCGCAAGTGGAAGGCGGCCGGGGTCCGGCTGGAGGAGGAGAGCACCGGAGAGGACGAGGGCCCCCGCCCGCTCGAAGGCCTCACCGTCGTCGTCACCGGCACGCTCGAACACTTCACGCGGGACGGCGCCAAGGAGGCGCTCCAGACCCGCGGTGCCAAGGTGGCCGGTTCGGTGTCCAAGAAGACGTCTTTCGTCGTTGTGGGTGACAACCCCGGATCGAAGTACGACAAGGCGATGCAGCTCAAGGTGCCGGTGCTGAACGAGGAGGGGTTCAACGTCCTTCTGGAGCAAGGACCTGAGGCGGCGTCGGAGGCCGCACTTCCGACCGGCGAGTAGCGGTTGAGGAACACCCGATCGGCGCATACCAGATGCATACGGGCGGCTGGGGCGCATTCGGGCAACCGTCGACGACCGGTGCCCGTGGAAGCCTTCTGCGGCCTACTGTTGGGATGTGCACCTGCCGTGCCCAGCTGCGGTTGGGGCATCCCCCTGCTCTTGGCGAGCACGGGGAACGGTTTTCCAGCGCGGTGCCGTTGACGGGTGCAGGGCATCGGGCCGCGTGGCGTGGGCACCGCCGGCTGTGAGAGGGACGGGAATGGAACCGACCGAGAGCGCCGCCCCGTACTCACGGCTGCGCCGGATGGCCGGCGCCTGGCAAGAGGGCCTCCGTTCGGCCCGGCGTGCGAGTGCCGCCGGCACGCGGGGCCCCGGCGCCGGACAGCGCATCGTGCTGGACGGACGGGACGCCGCCGCCCTCACCGCCGGGCACGCCGCCGGACTGCCGGGAGTCGACGCCGAACGGCACCTGTCCTGGCCCGCGCTGCCCGCGGCGGTCGTCGCCGCCGCCGGGTTCGCGCTCGGCGCCGGGTTCCTGCGGGCGTTCACCGGCCAGCATGCGCTCTTCCCGTCCGGCACGGCCGGCTGGTCGCTGGCCGTGCTGACCGGCGTCATCGTCGGCCACCTGGTCGCGCTCGGCCGCGCCCGCTGGTGGGGCGGCACCGGCTCCGGCGCCGCCCTCACCCTCGCCGTCCTGCTGCTCTACGGCTGGGTGCCCGCCGGGATGGTCAGCCTCACCGTCGTCGTCCTGGTCGGCATAGCCCGGCGCCACCGCTGGCGGCAGGGCCTGCTGCACGGCGCGGTGGACATCCTCGGCATCGGCGCCGGCGCCCTCCTCCTGGCCCTCTTCGGCCGCGTACCGTCCGTCGAGGATCCCTGGCACCCCGCCACCTGGACCCTCTACACCGCCACCGAGGTGATCCTGGTCGCGACCGCCTACCTCGCGGTCTCCCGCACCCTGCTGTGGTACCTGCACACGCCCCGCCCCGGCGGAGTGCCCACCATCGCCCGCACCGCCCTGGTCCGGCACGGCCTGGTCGCGGTGGCCCTGCTCGGCATCGCCCCCCTGATCTGCGTGGTCGCCGTCGCCAAGCCGATCCTGCTGCCGCTGTTCGCCATCCCCCTCGTCGCGCTCGACTCCACCCTGTGGATCGCCCGCGCCCGCGCGGAGGAGCAGCTGCGCGATCCGCTCACCGGCCTGCCCAACCGTCAGTGGCTCCTGGAGCGCACGTGGACGGCACTGGACGACGCCGAACGCATCGGCGCACGCGCCGCCCTGATGCTGATCGACCTCGACCGGTTCCGATCGGTCAACGACACCCTCGGTCATCTCGCCGGTGACCGGCTGCTGCTGCAGACCGCCGACCGGCTGCGGCTGGCCCTGCCCCGCGGGGCGGAGGCCGCCCGGCTCGGCGGCGACGAGTTCGCCGTCTTACTGCCGGTCGCCGACTCCACGACGTCCGCGACCCGGATCGCCCGCGGCCTGGTCGCCGCGCTCAGCTCCCCGCTCGACCTCGACGGGCTCACCCTCGTGCTGGAGGCCAGCGCGGGCGTCGCCGTCTTCCCCGACCACGCCCTCGACGCAGAGGGGCTCCTGCGCCGCGCGGACGTGGCGATGTACCAGGCGAAACGCGACCGCACGGGGGTGGAGGTGTACGAGTCCAAGCGGGACTCCAACACCCCGGACCGCCTCGGTCTCCTCGCCGACCTGCGCCGGGCGCTGGAC
This region of Streptomyces chromofuscus genomic DNA includes:
- a CDS encoding LOG family protein, which codes for MNICVFLSAADLDDRYTGPAREFAKLLGKGGHTLVWGGSDVGLMKVVADGVQEAGGRLVGVSVEFLAAKARQGVDEMVIARDLAERKRLLLEKSDAVVIMVGGTGTLDEATEILELKKHGHTEKPVVLLNTAGFYDGLKEQFRRMEDEGFLPRPLTDLVFFAEEPVGALAYLEESRGVA
- a CDS encoding SDR family oxidoreductase — translated: MATHVITGAGSGIGAAVARRLHARGDEVVLHARDAGRAKELAAALPGARTLVGDLADPDKLSWALSHQALPDRVDSLLHIAGVVDLGPVGDLTPKTWRHQLNVNLVAPAELTRLFLPQLRAARGYVVFVNSGAGLNAHADWSAYAASKHGLKALADSLRHEEHAHGVRVTSVYPGRTASPMQAKVHQQEGKQYDPSRWIDPESVATTILMALDLPRDAEVNDLTVRPGR
- a CDS encoding methionine synthase, which produces MSENSQFSFGAATGVGSLPGGDAREAARTATGSFEDFPFLPELPARGPGADMIGRTAGMLVELYARVEPSGWRIGDRPGRDTKRAWSWLGEDLDALEEFTQGYEGPLKVQAVGPWTLAAAVELKNGEAVLSDPGACRDLAASLTEGLRLHLAEVRRRVPGARPVLQLDEPSLTAVLRGRVRTASGYRTHRAVDRQVVEATLRDVVGVHGGGPVVIHSCAPDVPFALLRRAGAAAVSFDFSLLTERDDDAIGEAVEGGTRLFAGVVPSTDGPLSDPAGSVMGVRTLWRRLGLSPGLLAEAVTITPTCGLAGASPGYAREALAHCARAARSLADNPE
- the ligA gene encoding NAD-dependent DNA ligase LigA gives rise to the protein MAGDKQAETTNVPAEAREKHVQLAEQIEEHRFRYYVKDAPVISDAEFDRLLRSVEELEEQFPELRTPDSPTQKVAGSYATEFTAVEHRSRMLSLDNTFNDDELAAWADRVARELGDQTYHFLCELKVDGLAVNLTYERGRLVRAATRGDGRAGEDITPNARTIAEIPDRLKGDRVPDLVEIRGEVYFPMEKFEDLNARLVAAGDKPFANPRNAAAGSLRQKDPRVTATRPLHMVVHGIGALEGYEGMTRLSQAYDLLKDWGLPTSPHNRVVDDLAGVREFIAYYGEHRHSVEHEIDGVVVKLDEIRLQGRLGSTARAPRWAIAYKYAPEEVNTKLIDIKVAVGRTGRVTPYAQVEPVTVARSEVEFATLHNQEVVKAKGVLIGDTVVLRKAGDVIPEILGPVIDLRVEDEVRAFVMPSECPECGTALRPMKEGDIDLRCPNARTCPAQLRGRVSYLAGRECLDIEHFGDVAAAALTRPLEPVDPPLVDEGDLFDLTVEKLLPIRAYVLDPDSGLPKHDPKTGEEKIATVFANQKGEPKKNALALLRNIEAAKARPLARFLNGLSIRHVGPVAAEALAREFRSIDRIEQADESELANTDGVGPIIARSLKEWFAEDWHREIIRKWKAAGVRLEEESTGEDEGPRPLEGLTVVVTGTLEHFTRDGAKEALQTRGAKVAGSVSKKTSFVVVGDNPGSKYDKAMQLKVPVLNEEGFNVLLEQGPEAASEAALPTGE
- a CDS encoding putative bifunctional diguanylate cyclase/phosphodiesterase, whose translation is MEPTESAAPYSRLRRMAGAWQEGLRSARRASAAGTRGPGAGQRIVLDGRDAAALTAGHAAGLPGVDAERHLSWPALPAAVVAAAGFALGAGFLRAFTGQHALFPSGTAGWSLAVLTGVIVGHLVALGRARWWGGTGSGAALTLAVLLLYGWVPAGMVSLTVVVLVGIARRHRWRQGLLHGAVDILGIGAGALLLALFGRVPSVEDPWHPATWTLYTATEVILVATAYLAVSRTLLWYLHTPRPGGVPTIARTALVRHGLVAVALLGIAPLICVVAVAKPILLPLFAIPLVALDSTLWIARARAEEQLRDPLTGLPNRQWLLERTWTALDDAERIGARAALMLIDLDRFRSVNDTLGHLAGDRLLLQTADRLRLALPRGAEAARLGGDEFAVLLPVADSTTSATRIARGLVAALSSPLDLDGLTLVLEASAGVAVFPDHALDAEGLLRRADVAMYQAKRDRTGVEVYESKRDSNTPDRLGLLADLRRALDAHEVELHYQPKVRFDGQVAGLEALVRWVHPERGKVPPDEFIAIAESSGLMPQLTEYVLETALGQVARWRSQGLFVPVAVNVSPRDVHTPGFAGSVAARLARHGVPAGALQLEITEHVLLEDPQRAADTLAGLTGHGVKMSLDDFGTGYSSLVHLRRLPVSELKIDRSFVARLAIDTEDAEIVRCTVDLAHSLGLLVVAEGVEDDETWERLRDLGCDAVQGWLVAAAMPAEETTAWLRARGSRGWQRPAAALPAVAADE